Proteins from a genomic interval of Methanohalophilus levihalophilus:
- a CDS encoding carboxymuconolactone decarboxylase family protein has translation MDLENIKKILEKDEDEAVSEVLSTVEERYGEIPYILDFMKDMPELLVPKVMYDNSIMREFERLEPETMELICIGVASALRCDHCLKMHIRVARRLGLSKEQIFDSILIGGALSNASVLAEGTRALDSEIRGDNSGSDEDCDICTISARKDVD, from the coding sequence ATGGATCTGGAAAACATCAAAAAGATACTTGAAAAGGACGAGGATGAAGCAGTGTCCGAAGTGCTTTCAACGGTTGAAGAACGCTACGGTGAGATTCCCTACATTCTCGATTTCATGAAAGACATGCCTGAATTGCTGGTTCCGAAAGTGATGTATGATAATTCTATCATGAGGGAATTTGAGCGCCTGGAGCCCGAAACTATGGAACTAATCTGTATTGGTGTTGCTTCTGCTCTCAGGTGTGATCACTGCCTGAAAATGCATATCCGTGTGGCTCGTAGGCTTGGTTTGAGTAAGGAGCAGATATTTGATTCTATTTTAATTGGCGGTGCCCTTTCAAATGCTTCAGTGCTGGCAGAGGGAACCCGTGCTCTTGATTCGGAAATCCGTGGAGATAACTCTGGATCAGATGAAGATTGTGATATTTGTACTATCAGTGCCAGAAAAGATGTGGACTGA
- the fen gene encoding flap endonuclease-1 has product MGTDIGELLEKTPVELSDLSNKIVAVDAYNTLYQFLSIIRQRDGTPLKDSKGRVTSHLSGLLYRFTNLLEAGIRPIMVFDGKPPSFKSGTLDERRKIREEAAVKRDEAKAAGLMEEAYKYAQASSSLEPGMVDDSKRLLEYMGIPIVNAPSEGEAQAAYMVIKGDADYSASQDYDSLLFGASRVVRNLTITGKRKLPRKNIYVEVRPEIVNLEETLEKLEVDRKQLIDVAMCVGTDYNPGLDKVGPKTAIKLVHEHGNIEDILKAKDQFIEDLDEKKAFFLSPPVTDEYQLIWNPPDKEKIVSFLCGEHNFSEERVLKAIERLEAAAKKSGQKTLDQWF; this is encoded by the coding sequence ATGGGCACGGATATCGGGGAATTACTGGAAAAAACCCCGGTGGAATTGTCAGATCTTTCTAACAAGATTGTTGCAGTTGATGCATACAATACGCTTTATCAGTTTCTGAGTATCATACGCCAGCGCGATGGTACTCCTCTTAAGGACTCAAAAGGCAGGGTTACATCCCATCTTTCCGGTCTTCTCTACAGGTTTACAAATCTTCTGGAGGCGGGAATTCGTCCAATTATGGTTTTTGATGGTAAGCCTCCATCATTCAAATCGGGAACACTGGATGAGCGCAGAAAAATCCGTGAGGAGGCTGCGGTTAAGCGGGATGAAGCGAAAGCTGCAGGGCTCATGGAGGAAGCTTATAAGTATGCTCAGGCATCTTCCTCACTTGAACCGGGGATGGTGGATGACTCCAAACGTTTGCTGGAATATATGGGGATCCCCATTGTAAATGCACCATCAGAAGGTGAAGCCCAGGCTGCTTACATGGTCATCAAAGGGGACGCGGATTATAGTGCTTCACAGGATTATGATTCTCTTTTATTTGGTGCCTCAAGGGTTGTACGAAATCTGACTATTACGGGTAAACGGAAACTTCCACGGAAGAATATTTACGTTGAGGTCAGGCCTGAAATTGTTAATCTGGAAGAAACCCTGGAGAAACTTGAAGTTGATCGCAAGCAGCTCATTGATGTTGCAATGTGTGTTGGCACAGATTATAATCCGGGTCTTGACAAAGTCGGTCCTAAGACTGCAATTAAACTGGTACATGAACACGGTAACATCGAGGATATTCTGAAGGCAAAGGATCAGTTTATTGAAGATCTTGATGAAAAGAAAGCATTTTTCCTCTCTCCTCCTGTAACTGACGAGTACCAGCTCATCTGGAATCCTCCGGATAAGGAAAAAATTGTTTCGTTCCTTTGCGGTGAACACAATTTTTCAGAAGAAAGGGTCTTGAAAGCAATTGAAAGGCTTGAGGCAGCCGCTAAAAAAAGTGGCCAGAAGACCCTTGATCAGTGGTTCTGA
- a CDS encoding HAD family hydrolase: MFKALIFDMDGVLIDSMPSHVSIISELLAEVGVSVDARIIYEMEGAKTIDIVNKLIEKDGTDPSTLDLDGILAEYRLEFEKRASFTPFENLASILPLLKEKFLLAVVSGADGSIVHSAINSLFPSVFDVVITGDDVEYAKPNPDPFLKAAEMLNVENESCIVIENAIMGVEAAKRAGMYCVAVPTYIEASLLSCADVLFDTHSELVEFLHSL, translated from the coding sequence ATGTTCAAAGCATTAATCTTTGATATGGATGGTGTTCTTATAGATTCCATGCCATCCCATGTTTCCATCATTTCAGAACTGCTTGCAGAAGTTGGTGTATCAGTGGATGCCAGGATCATATATGAGATGGAAGGGGCAAAGACAATTGATATCGTTAATAAGCTCATTGAAAAGGATGGGACAGATCCTTCCACACTCGATCTGGATGGAATACTGGCAGAATACCGGCTTGAGTTTGAAAAAAGGGCTTCTTTCACCCCATTTGAAAATCTTGCTTCCATTCTCCCTTTACTCAAGGAAAAGTTTCTGCTTGCAGTGGTTTCCGGCGCAGATGGGAGCATTGTTCACTCCGCCATAAATTCACTTTTCCCTTCTGTTTTTGACGTAGTTATAACAGGTGATGATGTCGAATATGCAAAGCCAAATCCGGATCCTTTCCTCAAAGCTGCGGAAATGCTGAATGTCGAAAACGAATCCTGTATTGTCATTGAAAACGCAATAATGGGAGTTGAAGCTGCAAAACGAGCCGGAATGTACTGTGTTGCAGTTCCTACTTATATTGAAGCATCCCTGTTATCATGTGCAGATGTTTTATTTGACACTCATTCGGAATTGGTTGAATTCCTGCATTCACTATGA
- a CDS encoding response regulator: protein MKGVLAMGNARIMVVEDEEQLGTTIKDMLENLGYNVPCIASSGDDAILKADLLYPDLVLMDMDLKGSMDGIEAASILREKFNLPVIYLFSHMDRNTIERAKYTLPECFLPKSLSASNLRNNVELALYKHSVGN, encoded by the coding sequence ATGAAAGGAGTATTAGCAATGGGGAATGCCAGAATAATGGTTGTTGAGGATGAAGAACAATTAGGGACAACTATTAAAGATATGCTTGAAAATCTTGGCTATAACGTTCCATGTATAGCTTCAAGTGGAGATGATGCGATTTTGAAAGCAGATCTCCTTTATCCGGATCTTGTTTTAATGGATATGGATCTTAAGGGAAGTATGGATGGCATTGAAGCTGCTTCGATTCTTCGTGAGAAATTCAACCTGCCGGTAATATACTTATTCTCCCATATGGATAGAAACACAATTGAAAGGGCAAAATATACGCTTCCCGAGTGTTTCCTGCCAAAATCCCTTAGTGCCTCGAATCTTAGAAACAATGTAGAATTGGCCCTTTATAAGCATTCCGTGGGCAATTGA
- the gpmI gene encoding 2,3-bisphosphoglycerate-independent phosphoglycerate mutase has protein sequence MENTGKPLLLMILDGWGYSPEKEGNAIASANTPNLDRLIAEYPNSLLKAAGEAVGLPEGQMGNSEVGHLNIGAGRIVYQDFTRINLAIRNEDFFSNKELLKAIRNVKDNKSSLHLMGLFSYGGVHSHMNHLRALIEMANREGLEEVFVHTFLDGRDVPPRAALEDMKEHEEYYANSIAKIASVAGRYYAMDRDRRWDRTQLAYDALTKGEGLTANSSVEAVQNAYDRGENDEFVKPTVVVDDNGEPVATIKDGDSVIFFNFRPDRARQLTYAFVEDDFEGFERDFRPDVHYVCMTQYDEKLDVPLAYPPENIKNTLGEVLSREGKKQLRIAETEKYAHVTFFFNGGVEHKFEGEERCLVPSPKVATYDLKPEMSAYEVTEELVQHIRSEKYDVIILNYANMDMVGHTGFFDAAVKAVEDVDDCIGKVIETLQSVGGEALIIADHGNAEKMEDPNTNQPHTAHSNNPVRCLCISKRISKIHDGILADVSPTILEMIGLKKPPEMTGNSLIEIQNH, from the coding sequence ATGGAAAACACCGGAAAGCCTCTTTTATTAATGATACTCGACGGGTGGGGATATTCACCTGAGAAAGAAGGAAATGCAATAGCATCTGCCAATACGCCAAATCTTGACAGGCTTATAGCAGAATACCCAAACTCACTTCTTAAGGCGGCAGGGGAAGCAGTGGGCCTGCCTGAGGGGCAGATGGGAAACTCGGAAGTTGGCCACCTAAATATCGGTGCCGGAAGAATTGTTTACCAGGATTTTACCCGCATTAACCTCGCCATTCGCAATGAAGACTTTTTCAGTAACAAAGAGCTTCTAAAGGCAATCCGGAATGTTAAAGATAACAAGTCAAGCCTTCACCTTATGGGGCTGTTTTCCTACGGAGGTGTTCATAGCCATATGAACCATCTGCGTGCGCTTATTGAAATGGCAAATAGGGAAGGACTGGAAGAAGTTTTTGTCCACACATTCCTCGATGGGAGGGATGTTCCTCCAAGGGCTGCCCTTGAGGATATGAAAGAACACGAAGAGTATTATGCAAACAGTATTGCAAAAATCGCTTCTGTTGCTGGAAGGTATTATGCAATGGACAGGGACAGGCGATGGGATAGGACACAGCTTGCATATGATGCCCTCACAAAAGGAGAAGGATTAACGGCCAACAGCAGCGTGGAAGCCGTACAAAATGCCTATGACAGGGGAGAAAATGATGAGTTTGTCAAGCCAACCGTTGTAGTTGATGATAATGGAGAACCTGTGGCTACAATCAAAGACGGTGATTCGGTAATCTTTTTCAATTTCCGACCCGATAGGGCCCGCCAGCTTACCTATGCTTTTGTGGAAGACGACTTCGAAGGTTTTGAAAGAGACTTCAGACCTGATGTTCACTACGTGTGCATGACACAATATGATGAAAAGCTTGATGTTCCACTAGCCTATCCTCCGGAAAACATCAAGAATACGCTGGGAGAAGTTTTGAGCAGGGAAGGAAAGAAGCAGCTGAGAATTGCTGAAACCGAAAAGTATGCCCATGTTACATTCTTTTTTAACGGTGGTGTGGAACACAAATTCGAAGGAGAGGAACGATGTCTTGTACCTTCGCCAAAAGTTGCCACCTATGATCTTAAACCGGAAATGAGTGCATATGAAGTAACAGAAGAGCTTGTCCAGCACATCCGTTCAGAAAAATATGATGTGATTATCCTCAACTACGCAAATATGGATATGGTAGGTCATACCGGCTTCTTCGATGCTGCCGTGAAGGCAGTGGAAGACGTTGACGATTGTATTGGAAAAGTGATAGAAACATTGCAATCAGTGGGCGGGGAAGCACTGATAATTGCCGACCATGGAAATGCGGAAAAAATGGAAGATCCAAATACCAATCAACCGCATACTGCCCATTCGAACAACCCTGTGAGATGCCTCTGTATTTCAAAAAGGATTTCCAAAATTCATGACGGAATTCTTGCGGACGTTTCACCTACAATCCTTGAAATGATTGGATTGAAAAAGCCCCCGGAGATGACAGGCAATTCCCTGATTGAGATTCAGAACCACTGA
- a CDS encoding presenilin family intramembrane aspartyl protease PSH → MAETEKGANAFLPIIAMGIIILVVQFMALVLAKPMDSLGMQAVEDPQSAANSIYYIGFILLFTLFILIAIKKNIKWIIQLVILGAVASTLYYGFFPLLYLWGISETTAMIPSVVLAIGLTVLLYKYPEWYVIDIIGIVIGAAASSIFGISFGIIPALILLGLLTIYDAISVYKTKHMIDLAEGVMDLKLPILFVIPRKKGYSFIEDTPTAGGEREAYFMGLGDAIMPTILVVSANIFTEYNGLISPSAAGAMVGTLIGFIALMVLVMRGKPQAGLPFLNTGAILGYFIGALATGMPLLG, encoded by the coding sequence TTGGCAGAAACAGAGAAAGGCGCTAATGCTTTTTTACCGATAATTGCAATGGGAATAATTATTCTCGTCGTGCAGTTTATGGCCCTCGTTCTTGCAAAACCGATGGATTCACTGGGAATGCAGGCAGTCGAAGACCCACAATCCGCTGCAAATTCGATTTATTACATCGGGTTTATTCTGCTGTTTACACTTTTTATCCTGATAGCAATCAAGAAAAACATAAAGTGGATAATCCAGCTGGTTATCCTTGGAGCAGTTGCATCCACCCTTTATTATGGATTTTTCCCTCTGCTTTACCTTTGGGGAATTAGCGAAACCACCGCGATGATACCCTCAGTAGTGCTTGCAATCGGCCTTACTGTATTGCTCTACAAGTATCCGGAATGGTATGTAATAGACATTATCGGAATAGTAATAGGCGCAGCAGCAAGTTCCATTTTCGGGATCTCATTTGGTATTATACCGGCCCTTATTTTGCTCGGACTGCTGACAATATATGACGCAATTTCAGTTTACAAAACCAAACACATGATTGATCTTGCAGAAGGCGTCATGGATTTGAAACTTCCAATCCTGTTTGTAATCCCAAGAAAAAAAGGTTACTCATTCATTGAGGATACCCCTACCGCAGGAGGGGAGCGGGAAGCATATTTCATGGGATTGGGAGATGCGATTATGCCAACGATTCTTGTAGTTTCAGCAAACATATTCACCGAATACAACGGACTCATTTCACCATCTGCCGCCGGAGCAATGGTTGGAACATTGATTGGATTCATTGCGTTGATGGTGCTTGTTATGAGAGGAAAGCCACAGGCAGGATTGCCTTTCCTTAACACCGGTGCAATTTTAGGATATTTCATAGGTGCTTTGGCTACAGGAATGCCTCTTTTAGGATAA